GCCTCTGCCTCATAGCGATCCATCACACCCCAGTAGCATGGCAACCCAGTGATCTGCAGCAGGTCCGGTACCAGGCAGTGGATGTAGTCGATCTGCGTGTGCACCTTCCAGGGGCCCTGACGGCTTGAGTGGCCATCCCCAGAGGTGTGTCTCTGTTTGGGCCGCCTCGGCTGCAGGCACAGGGTGGTAGAGTCCTCCTCCGAGTCACAGTCTGCTGGCTGGGTTGCCACTGAGGCCCCCGATCCCAAGGCACTGGGCCCACCTGCCACAGCCCTACCATCCCCGGGACTCTCGCTAAGCCCTGGTGCCATCTTGGGCCCGAGCTTGTACAAGGAGCCAAGCTGTGCCGTAGCCTCGAAAGTATGGATCTGGGCGTTGGGCGGTGGGTCAACCCCTTCTTCGATGCTAAGCCGACGCCGCTCGCGCAGACGTTCCTCCTCATCTTCTGGGGAGGCATGTGTCGAATCGAAGGCATCCAGAAGTGTGGTGGAGGACTGTGGGCTGACCGGTGCTGTGTGCTGCTTGATCAGGTGCCATTTGTGGGCCAGGTCTGAGCCGGGGGGGAAGGGGCACTTTTCTAGCATGAGTTCTGTCAAGTGGATCTTGCGTTTGGAGGCAAAAAGTGCCTTGGTGGGGCGACTGCGCGACCGCAGTGGCAGGCAGAGCCCAACTGTGTCATGCAGCCGCTGGCGTAATGAGCGTCCACTTCCTGAATCAGTGTCACAGATGGAACTGACGCCGTAGCGACGCTCACGGCGAGGGGCACCACTGCGTGATCGGCAAGGCCGTTTGTCTGCCTCCAGCGAGCTCTGCGTCTTGGTTGAGCACGAGTGTTTCTTCTTGCCGCCCCAAGGTGCATGGCGTGAGTACGAGTCCCTCCGTGCCAACAAAGTGCCCTCAGGGCCACGTCCATCCTCTGCCTCTTTGTCGATGGAGATCTCCACTATTTGGGGAGCGTCTGAGACGCAGTTGTGACCCCGACGTGCCCTTAGCCCCTCGGGTACCAGAGGGATCGGTGACAGACTCCGGCTGGGGCTGGTGGCCCTGGGGGCCAGAGTGTCCATCAGCCGCATTCCCCGAGCAGGGTCGACCACACAGCGGACAGAGCTGGCCTCTGGGCTGGAGCTGCTACGCCCAGGGCTCTCTGTGTGGAACAGGGTCTGGCATCGATTCTTCAGGTTGCTCCACATCTTGCCCACTTTCTCCATTGACTGTGGGAGCAAGACCTatgaaaagagagagagacaagacTGAGGAGGTGACCTTATAAATACATCCTAGGTCATGAAAGCCATGGACTACTGCAAGGCTCCTCAATTATAGTCCTGGAGctcagaatccaacacagtttgaaGGTTTCCCTGCTCAAAAACACCTTAATCAGCTAACTACAGGTTTAATAGGTatgtctgagcagggaaatctgaaaactgtgttggattcaggccccccaggaccggaattggggaaAGCTAGCTCAGTGTATCTAACATTACTGTAGGGCTAGAAGTCAAGCAGCAATAGTAACACATTACTACTCAGCATCTTCCGAGCCTTCACTGTAATAGCCCGTGATCCAAATGTGAGGAAAATCACAGTTTTCCCCTATTGGCTTTTTGGTTCAACCAAATGCACATCAGCAAGAGAGGGCTGCCATGGGTTTAACTAACCCAGGTGACAGATCTGTTGCTAACTGGACATGGAAATATTTAGATACATGCCAGGTCTCTGTGTGCATATATGCATTAATCTATGTATGTTTGCGTGAGTGAAATGTATGGGGTGGCACCAGACAATCTATTCCATAAGGTAGATTGAGCCATCCTATCTGACAATCAGACTCAGATCAAAGAAGAAGGTACATTTTGGACAGGGTGCATTTTTAGAATGCTACCGATGACATTTTTCTGGATGTCATTAAACTTGCTTACTTATTTAAGACCCGAGGCTTCTCAAAAAGGCACCGACAGCCAATAAAAGAGAGGCTAAGAGACAGACCAGCTCCTCTCATACCTCTGTCTGGCCTGCTCCTTGCCCCAGAGTTCCTGGTCATAAAATAGAAGTTGGGTGGGGGGTTAGTGTGCAAAAGTGTGTGAGAGTTGGGGGCGGTGGCAGCGATCCAGGAACAGACCGAGTGAAGTGTTGCCAGGCAGACTTGGAGGGACGCAAGGCCACAGCTAAAAATGTACCCATAGATCAGCTCCCAGCTGATCTGCTggtatgtactgtattacaGTGCCAGTCTGGGCCGACCTACCCCCACCCTGCTGTGCGACACCTCCAGGCTAAGCTTGCAAGGAGCCACAGGGTCTGACCTAAAAGCTGAGGGGAGCAGGGGGGGTGGGAGTTAAACCGAGGCACATGCAGGTACACGTGCGCCGTGTGTGCATTCGACTAGCAAGGATTCTCTCTGGCACCATTTCACTTATCACCACCAATCTAGCCTCAAAGCACCAATTAGGGGCTCTCAGTCAGGCGCACAGAACCCAAGCAGACCCGCCTTGCCCTACTTTGCAGTGTCAGACTGGATGAAAATGCATCTTGGCCACAGGGCATGCAGACCATTCAGGTTGGACCTTTTGCCTCACAAATCACATCTGCGCACAGAGCTTTACAGAGTGTTACAGGCCCCAGAAACAATCACTAGCAAACTCACTTAAGATATCTAGCCTATTATTAGCTATACATAGCTTGCTAGCTATTTAAAATACTCTCACTAACTGGATTCCCACACTGCATGCTGTAATGATTATTGCAACATTTCAGCAAACTCAACTGTTTCTGACATTTATACACCTATAAATAGCAACAAAATACAGCCAGTCATATTACATAACATCAGTGTATTATCTGCCTATATTCCTAGCTAAGCCTTGTTCATTGTATAGTTTGTACCCTTTAAAGGTGATTTGTAAATCTAATTAGacttatttacatattttaaaaaaccaataaacatttcaacaaaCAAGGCACAATGAGCAAACACCACTGCTTAATATGCAGGCCATTCATGACACACTGCGCTGGAACACTGAAGATAATGCCTTTCTGAGCAGCTAAAAAGGTAAAATGCCCAACAAGGCAATGAGGTCCCAGCGAGCATCCTCAACATGCCTGAAGTCTAGCCCTGCCCTGGAGTCCACTGTATAAAACTGCACATTTGTGCCAATGTCCCCTCTCTGAAAGGTGCCCTCCCaatcagtcacatgacacactgCAATCCCACTCTTGATGACAGAATCATAGTCTGGACACAGTGGCATTTAAAAACAGAGCAACCAGGGTTGGATTCATTTCATTAAAGGTTGAGTTTCTATCTCTCCGTAGCTATTAAAATGATGAAACTCCAAAGCACATGCTGGATGGGCAGAAGTGACTATTAGCAAAATGGAATGAAAAagtatcccaggcagcactgcaTTGTGGAGGaagagcagcccccccccccccccccaagcgaAACCTTCCAGTGCTGACAGGGAGCGAGCGCCAGTGAGCCGACGCGTCCACACCCTGGGAGTTTCAAGCAGTATTAGTCATCGGCCCAGAAAACGCTGAAGTGGACATCGTGGCCTTAGCATAAACATGCTACAAACCCACTGTGTGGCATGTCCAATGCTGGTGCACCACCCCCCTTGAACAGCCCCACCCTCGAGCAATACCCAAAAAATACCACCACTGCGATGTCAACCATGATAACTGCAAAAATGTGTGCACATGGCGGCAGAACATTACATTATATCAACTCCATTATACATCATTTCCTTAAATGCATCACCAGAGCATGTGGTGAGAAAGTGCTGTGACTGGATAGCAGAGGAAAAAAACCCTAGGGATAGCCTTAGGGATAGCCTTAGGGATAGCCGTGTTCTGCCTTAGGCCAGAAAAATGGGGGGGCTTGACTGCAGACCATGACATCACCAGAACAACCAACACCAGCTCTTACAGTTGGCTAAGTGGCCTCGACGGAGTTGTGTCAGGGGTCAAAGTAGGGCCCTCAATGTCTGCCATGTGGAAAGCCCTGTAAATAAGCTTAAAAAGCAGGAAGTCTCAGTGACCCAGCCCAAGCTGTCCAGACAATGCCAGACGTAAAATAGccaaaaaaagccaaaaaacaaaaaagcagaagTTAAGATTCAACTCAGTGTAACTTGCTAGTTTTTACACACATCATCCAAAGTAATGGGACATTTCAATTATTAGTCAGATTTGTTTTGTCAAAAACAAATGCCTTATTTTAAATGTCTTACACTTACattgatttaaaataaaacacaggtaAACAACCAAAAATGCAAACTGAATCAATTATTCtcacataaaaagaatttttttccaaaaagtaGAAAACCCGTAGGTACTCCTCTCATCCTAATCTGAAGAAGTGGAAAAGTACAGGCAGTTTCAcatgatgtggggggggggggggggggggggtcttgcaGTTTCAAACAGGAAGTATCTCCTTGTGCTGAAGCAGTTGGACAGGAAAACAGAAAGCTGGGCTCCGATCAGGATAAAGCAGAGCCCAAGCCACAGTGTTAAACCAGAGCAAGAGGGGGGCTTTAGACTGGGACCTACAGCCAGGCCTGGTTCCATATAACCACGGTTGGGGTCTTGTTCATAAAGGGATCCAAGATGCAGAAAACAAGCAGCTGCTGAAGTAGAAGCTCCAGTGGGAGCATGTCTGCAGGAGACTCCAGGACAGAATGCAGCTGTTACTCCACTTCCCACTCCCCCCctcgcacacacatgcacctaCTAACTCTCCCTGAGGTTATAAAAGGCTGCTTAGTAATCAGTTATGATGAAACACTACAGAACCTGTCTCTGAGCATGAAGAGCTTGGCGGTCTTAGTGAAGGTATAACTCCAATTTCAATACCTCTTCCATTTTAGCAtatgtaaaacacacacacgcaatcTATTTTACTATAGATCCAACATTTGCTGTGCAGTGACGTACACTCACATAAAAACCATACTGCAGTTCATTGTGCCTTAGGACAGAGTGCTTAGCTATAAtcgtttctctttttttctctagGGGCAACCCCCACTTCCCCTCCACAAAGGAAGAGGACTTGCACAATTCTTTCTCCTCCCCGAGTCGACTGGGCTTTCAAAAGGCAGCAATGCGGTGCGGGAGAGAGAGTTGCCAGAGAACCGTCCCAGcacccccacccagaaaaaCTCACTGGGCCCAAGCTCGAGTTCAGTAAGAAgggagggggaaaaaaccaTCCAGCCAGAGTTCAGGCTCAGTCACCCATTCAGGGAATGTGTGAAATCACATCGTTCCCCTGGTCCAACTAATCAGGCTTCCCCCAAACCAACATATTCAGAAGAtatctcattctctctctctctctcacacacacacacacacacacacacacctctgacCAGTGTCCTTTAGTTATCCATGAAGGGACATCTTCTGACTGTGCCCAGAAAAAGCAGCAATGACAGTGACAGACAGCAAAAGTGAAGGGCTAGAGTGGAGCAACCATTTATACACCTGATCACCAATGACTGAAAGAACAACGAGATGGTGCAGGTCCAGATTTTCTCAACTTCCCCCCAGTTTGGCAAACAAATGACATTAtactaaaaaaaactaataattgattaaacagcaaaaatacaaagcacAGAGACATACAAAAATCCTATATGATGTAATATTCCTTTACAATTCACAATTACGCTGTGGTTTCTGCTCAAATCACAACAAAACATATGCAAGAGAACGATTTCACAAGTTCTTGAATTTTTGTGCTGGTTTCCTCTGCTGACTAAGTCACCCTGAATGAATGTGTCAGCATCACCATGTGCCTGTATCCTAACACCCGGGACTCTCAGGTTTGGCTGCAGATCATTACAACATAAACGACACGCTACTGGAAATGAATTCAATTATCGATAAAATACATGAAGCAACTCAAGCACTAGAATTGAAATAAAGCCATTTGTCCATGGCAAGAGTCCAGTGCTCTCCAATGGTGAAtagtgcatttgtgtgtgtgtgtgtgtgtgtgtgtgtttacaaaGTCAGACGCCCGCAAGTGGACACGTGAGGGGTTTGGGCTGGCTTTGCCCTCTAGAAGAGGTCAGAAATCTGGACACGACCACAAACGCTGTAAAGGAAACCACTGCGTCAGCCTTTTCACTCTAGCAAGGCACTGATACTGCAACGGGGGGGCGAAGAGGAAGACAATACACCTGCTGTAACTGGACGACACCATTTTCCAATgagcaaacaaaacagaccaAAAGTATGGGAATGACAATTTTTAACCCTATTTTGCTCCAcgacacacactcacattttttatttttttttaaccagacTTATCTGTCAGACATTTTAATATCAGGCTGAAACCATCTTGGGAGGTTGGGCCTCACAATGCTTTTTCCATGCAGCTTAGCACTTCACTCCTTACCCAAGCTATGCTTTTCATgtacccacaaaaaaaaaaaactcaaatatGCAAGTAAGCCAGAATTACAGAAAACTGTATTCTCTGTACCCCCCTCTCAGTCCCATTATCAACAAGTGGCTACATTTTATAGGAATAAATTTTAGTCTTTCAACTTGGAAGCTTGACCTTGATCACTTTGTCAGCAATCATCTCACAGGTCATTATGCTTAAGACAGGCATTAACAGGTTGTTGCAAAGAGCTTTGGCATTCCAGACAGAGTAAACAGCAAACATGTACCTTATGCTAATGTGAGGGAAACGGAAAATCGTCTACTGAAGCAAAATTTCACTTTACTGAAGCTGAGATCATCATGCTTAGAGCTAGTTTGTATCACTTTAAACCAAATTAACCTTATTGCATTCAGTCACTCATTCCAAAGCTATATTTGTGCTGCTTTGTTATTTcacctaaaaaaataaaaaaaaaaaaaaggagataTACAAAGCACCATAGGGTAACGCTGTTACAGCTAAGCACTTACATAAATAATGGAGCAAATGCTATGAAATCATGGGAAGAGTTCTCCGGGGTCTTGCACCCAATCAACTGCAGACCTTCAGCACAGACTGACAAAGGCAGTGACAAAGAAACACTGACTTAACCGTTTAGCTGCTTCAAAACTGGCAAACAGTACAATTTTGAAAATCTAGGGAAAAACCATCACAATACAAACAAATCGAGCAATATAGAGACAATGCTGCAAAACTTGATTCTGAGACGCTAAAAGACTGAACGGCTAGGTTTGAACATCTAAAACTAACTGCTGCCAATTGCCCTAAATGGACAAAACTGTACGGGATCAACAGAGTAGCTTTTTCTAGACAGCTGACAGCAAAGATGCTGTTTAAGCACAGCCCTGCTTCCAGGGATAAGCAAAAAATTTATACCAGTGTAGGGCTGTTACTAGGGCTGTGAGATATGACAATATCTCATATCACGATACAAGTCATGTCATATCCCAATAACGATAAATATCACGGCTGCACCTCATATTTATGGATTCTTTCTACAGATCAGCTGCAGTAGGAATGGGACAACATTTGCTTTAAACAAACTATAGGAGACAATGCACACCATGTAACTTTCAAATATgtgtttattaataattgccCTGTGTCAATTCACTGTCAGTGATTGTAaacaagacagctgggctgAACAACATATCTGAAGGTGAAGTGCACACaaaaacattgaaatattaattaattggCCCATAAAGGCAACCAGAAAACCAAGTGTTGTTTCTTGCTTTTGTTGAAAGATGCTAAAGCCGGAAAACTGACTATAAAGCTCAAACTTTACTGCAGTGTCAAAGTTAGAGTTTAATCCCAAACCCACTTTCAGGTATGACTCCCTGGAATTCCCGCTTGATGATGTATGTGGGGATATGCAGATCTATACTGATATATTACAGAAAGTGGGTCGAGTTTAAACCTTAACAGCGAATAGCAAGTGGGTAAGTGTAGAGGGATTGCAAAAATATTGCAAGTGAAcacaaaactattaaaaaaaaatattttccccacACAGACCTCaagccaggggtgggcaatcttatccgcaaagggccggtgtgtatgcaggtttttgggataaccttgtaggtcagctgttcaaacctagggttgaggactcttcagccaatcagtcctttaATTAGTAATCCAATTAGGGAGTTggagcgaaaacccgcacacacactggccctttgcggataagattggccacccctgtcttAGGCTCTCCATAGCAGTACAAACTGGACAAAAATCTACAAATCAATACGAGGGAAGTCACAAATGTAAGAAGATCCACAAATATGCAGGAGGTGatccacaaatgtgcaaaatatGTTTTACGTGCAATAAATCATATTCACAAAAAGATTAACACaacacaaaaatacacatttgtGAATAGTTCAATATTTGTGGATCATggtacatatttgtggattttCTTCTGCAAGTTACAAAGTCCAATAAAAACTTCCATGTGCCACATCCAATGTGGTGGCATGTAACCCTGCTAAACTGTTAtccaaatgatgaaaaaaatgttGCCATAAATAGCGTATTGTGAGATACCACAAAATAAACGATCAGAGCATAAAATGAAACAACGGACGATTTTTAGTTCATCGTCCGATATATATCATTATATTTCACAGCCTTAGCTGTCACTATCAATTATATTAATAAATCGAGTAATCTACCGATTAATCTGACGATTCATAGTCATTCATAATCAAGATTCATAATTCAGTTTACCGCTTCTGCGTTTGCACGAGCACTGCATGTGACACCACTGCTCTGAGACAACCACATCATCTTCACCCTGTTGGAGTGATTCATAGACTGTGTGGCATGTTTGTCAGAAATTAAGCAAAAAATGAGTGAAGAGGAGAAAGGCAAACAAGAACTGGTTACAAAAAGCTATTCGCATTCTggtgtatggaaatattttgtagagcaaaagcaagtgattagTCGGCAGTGCTTTGTATCTGTTGCCGCAACTCTCGGCGACACCAAGTCATTTGACATACTCTGTTGGTAAATAAGTTAAAGGCAGATAACTTTTGCATTTGGCTATATAGTTAATTTTCAACTCTAAATATTACAATGTGATCTTTTTCTAGTCTTAATTGGTTATTATGTGCCATATTATGTAAAATGACGTGGCTGAGCAACGGGGTAACCTTCATTTTAGCAGCGATTATTTTGACATaataagcaaaataaattaaGTCAGAGTGATGACAAGACAGGCTAGGCTACTTTGAGGGGCTAAATGCGGCAAATCTATGGCAAATCTAATCTCACATTATTGGATGAGTTCGTCACAcctgaatgtcttcttttaagaGGCATTTGCTTTTCAGTTGTGCAGTGTGATATTCAAGGTCAGCTTCGCAATACTGGCAGATCTGCATTCTCATTCACTTCTAATGTGAACTGCTTCCACACAAATGATGCTTTCGCTCTTTATTTGGATCCTCATCCTGCATGTGCCGTCTACCTTCCGCCATATCGCAGAGTAATCGGAAAGGAACATTTTAAAATCCATGCTTTTTTAATAATCCAGTAACCGAAAAAAGTTAAAATCGAGTAATTGTGACAGCTTTATACCAGTAAGAAACATCTAGCATGATTAGTGCCCATCTTTCTAAAACTTTCCAATAAGATTAGCATATCAAACCAATGGCATGGCAGTACAGGTGAGAGTGGCTGGTAGATATTTGAAGCATACTGGCTGCATTAAGTCCAATATAGCATTTGAcactattgattttttttaaagatactAGATGGCCCACCTGGTAAGTATAAGACTCTTTGGGGaccaaataaatgtatttcacAGGGCCGTGTGCCTATAATGCTCACTGAAAAGCCAATGAAACACGTTAATTGCTTATTGGCAAAATGGTGATGACATAAGTAATTATCAACACTGACTGAATTACACCCAGCTTTTACCACTGGGCAGGACATATACAATAATTGCTTACAATAATTTAAAGTTTTGACAGATTCTTACCTTAACTCACAGTAATTTCCCCAGGAGATTTTATTACTCTTTGCTTTCAAGAGACATGAGGCCTTTTGTGACTATTCATTGTGCCAGGCCCACTCAGTGGGTGTTTATTCATAAGCCACTCAGAAAAGGTTAAAATTATGGATGAATGCATACAACTACAAAATGGGTATCCATGATGTTTCTGCCTCTTGATCAAGCAGAATTAGAGGAATGGTGGTTTGCGGTAATCAGTGGGAGACCCCCACTGTTCAGGAGTGTTTCCTCACATCAAATGTCTTGAATGGCAGCCACTGTCGACTGATCTCTCTATATGAAAATtcatttccattcatttctcacATGGTACTCTACATCACTCACTCTACACCCATTTTCTCTGACTATTCTACAAGTAACACACAGGTGCTTACTCAGTTTTTCCATTCTGACAGCACATGTATTTACAACTATATCTCTTTATTAATGCACATACAAACACCTATTGGCGTGTAGAAATCCCACAGCTTAGGAATTGCACAGAACTGACTCAGACAAACTGCCGTCACTTGAAAGTATATTCAATAGGAACAAACATGATACAATAACATGTCAGTTTCACCCACTCCCCACACATGGGCAGACAACTCAGCAGTCTGGCTTTTCTCTAGTAACCCACATGCAGTAAAAAAGCAACCATGTTTTCCTGTTGGAGGTCAATAAGCTACAAGAAAGATCCTGACAAAAAGGCAGAGTTGTCATCACAGACGATGCTCATTAATTTAAAGGATAGAACAGAGTAAATGCCATGCCTGTATAGTTCTCCCTAGTTCTACGGGAAATCCGGGTGGTGGTTAAAGTCGTCATTGTCACCACTGATCCCAAGGCCACTTTCAGAACACAAGCTAAATTTCAGCCTTCGGGTTCCTATGTGTTCCAGATCGTTAGTTCCTTCCAAATTCCTTGCAGGTGGGCATGGAAACAGGAAGGGCTGTAAAGGTACTAGTGTATAAATTATAAAGGAAGGAGCTAGGGAGGAATTGTTTGGTGGTACCTCAGATGAATCATTCAAAGTGATGTGGGGATGTAAAAAGCAGTGGGACTAAAGGGATTTGCTTCTCCAGAAACTACTTCAATTAACAACTGAACTCCCCCCCCATCTTCCAGTCACATTGAATAAGGGACACGATTATGTCAATGGAAACGTCCTGATAGTTGTGTTAAATTCTCTCTTAGGTGACCATTTTTCAAAGAGCAGGTAAACTAGAGGTAATCTCCAGGCACCACTAGGGCTACCTCCACATCATACACTGTCCCTCGTGTCAGCCTGCTGCATTGTTTTACAGACGCAATGAGAAAGCGATTTTTACAACAGATCATAGACTACAACAGTTCCCCTCCAACTTTTTCTCCACCAGACTGCACATCTGtcagacattttattttcaacTACGCAGCACTTATCTGCAAACTCTAGTCCAAAAGAAAAGATGATCCCAAGAAACAATTACAATACACCTCTCACATGCAACATCAGCACCACTACAGACGGCACTGCGGGGAACACACTGTGAATTTTACATTCAATGAGATAAACCATAACTGCCATTCCAGGGCATGTGGTAATATGGCCAAAACATTCCAGAGCACTACTTAATTTCAAAAATTATCTTTCTAATCATAGTACACAAATTTCTTTGAACAAAAACTGTGTGGGTAAGATGCTACCAGGTGTCCACTAAAGATATCACATATCCAACACCTTAACTGTGCTCCGGATCCAGCTAGCcaattacagaaaacaaaacgcTGGGATAAGAGCCGATGGCAAAGTTACTGCTGAACGGCAGGTGCTGCAATCAGCGGATGGTGAAAGCAATTTTGCTTCATTAGTGGGAGGTCAATTCCTCCTCTGACAGATTATAAACATCCTTAAGCCAACAAGATTCCAGAactttgttatttaattttataagaAACAGACATCAGGGATACTTTTTATCTAATGAGGCTGAAATTCAGGGGCAAAGAACATTAGGGAACTGTAATCTAATGAACAAGGCGAACTGTAGGttggctccccatcctgggctATTCCCTGCCACACACCTGTAGCTTCTGgcacaggctccagacccctatGACGAAGTGGATATggaaaataaatggatggaagTCAACCTGTATCTGCTAAATCTGTGTTCTGTTCACCAAGCTTATCCCTTTACTGCCCTGAGATTCAATGGATGATACATGTGTTAACAGAGCACCCGCAATCATAAACTTCCTGACTCAGCCTAAAGCTTCACCACACACATTACGTATGCAAAGGCATCGTAAGCCACGATCTCAAAACACCTCTGCTCCATTTAAGCCATTCATAAATGCAACCACAAGCAGCAACAAGGGTTAAAACTATCCAATAACACAAATTAGCTTAAAAGTTATTATCCTACTACAAGTTAAAGGCAGAAATAAAGACTTTTGCAGAATGAGATTTATTCATCCCTGGCCAACAACAGGGAACACAGATATGGCAGATGCTAAACAGCTAACAGCATCCGGTACCAGGG
The nucleotide sequence above comes from Paramormyrops kingsleyae isolate MSU_618 chromosome 3, PKINGS_0.4, whole genome shotgun sequence. Encoded proteins:
- the LOC111840003 gene encoding suppressor of cytokine signaling 5, which gives rise to MEKVGKMWSNLKNRCQTLFHTESPGRSSSSPEASSVRCVVDPARGMRLMDTLAPRATSPSRSLSPIPLVPEGLRARRGHNCVSDAPQIVEISIDKEAEDGRGPEGTLLARRDSYSRHAPWGGKKKHSCSTKTQSSLEADKRPCRSRSGAPRRERRYGVSSICDTDSGSGRSLRQRLHDTVGLCLPLRSRSRPTKALFASKRKIHLTELMLEKCPFPPGSDLAHKWHLIKQHTAPVSPQSSTTLLDAFDSTHASPEDEEERLRERRRLSIEEGVDPPPNAQIHTFEATAQLGSLYKLGPKMAPGLSESPGDGRAVAGGPSALGSGASVATQPADCDSEEDSTTLCLQPRRPKQRHTSGDGHSSRQGPWKVHTQIDYIHCLVPDLLQITGLPCYWGVMDRYEAEALLEGKPEGTFLLRDSAQEDYLFSVSFRRYNRSLHARIEQWNHNFSFDAHDPCVFHSSTVTGLLEHYKDPSSCMFFEPLLTAPLHRTFPFSLQHLARAAICRRTTYDGIGGLPLPSALQDFLKEYHYKQKVRVRWLEREPLKVK